The genomic region GATCCCCGGAGAAACAACCACCTCTGTTGTTTCGGAATCCTCTACCGGCGGCAAATTCGTGAATTCAGTCGTGTGGCTACTAATACCTCTGTTGGCCACTGTTCATTGCAAAACGCAGGCCACTTTATTTTATTTTACCCTATTGCCGACAGACCGTCCTCATGAAACAAGTGCATCCAGGTTGAAGTAAAACTTCGCCTCTTGCGAACCTCAGAACTTTAGATTTTTGAGTACATTAGCCGTGTGGCGAATAATCCGAAGGGTAAGATGCGGTCTCGTCAGCACGATCCTGCAGGGAATTATGGCACCGTAACATTGAAAATTCAAGGACAAAAAAACCCAGTCCTTCACCTTTTCGCTGCGGACAACTGTCAGGCGCCTCGAGATATCAAAAAAATTGTTGGTCTTTGCCTGCAAACCTACTAGAATTCCAGCGGACATGGAGGCTGTGATGCTGCAAAGATGGTCTATGGGAAAATGGAGCAGATACTGATGATGAAAGGAGTTCAGTGATATGAAGGACGTGCCGCCAGCAGTTGAGCGTTTGAAAGAACTGGCCGAAAATTACCGGCAGATCCACCAGGCTCTGCAGAAAAGATACAGTGAAGTCGAATCCACAGACGATTTTGTGGCCGAATTGAGATACAGGGAGGCGTCGTTGTTGGACCGTTTTCGTACATTACAACAACAGTTGATTGCTTCGTTGCAAGGGGAGGACCTGGAACAGCTGCTCGACCTTTCCCGGATATTCGATGAAATCCGCGTCATCAACCTCTTTACCATACAGGCCCTCACCCATGCTGACAGGGAGCCACCGGGGACAACTTCCCAGGTGCAGCCATAGCCTCACCGCCAGATCCGGGTGGCGAAGACATAGACGTTCAATTCTTGAGCACCAGAAAATAGAGACTGCCTTCGTGTTTCATGTGACCAGCGGCAATCCGACTCAGTGGACCGTTGCCCCAAAAGAGGTCGACCCTGCCCGGGCCTTTTATAGCGCCGCCCGTGTCCTGGTTTAGTACAAAACGCTCCAGCACTGCCCACTGCCCGATAACCCCATCTGGCGAAAAAAGCGGTTTGCTGGTTTTTATAAACCCCAGTGCACCTCGAGGAAACAGAGAGAAGTCGGTGGCAATCGAGCGCCCTCCGGTGATGGGCACTCCCAGGCTGCCCAGAGGACCTTGTTCTGCCTGCTGAAAAAACACGTAACTGGGATTGTAGTTCAGGATTTCGTCCATTTGTTCTGGATGTTCAGAGAGATAACGGCGTATGGCCTGCATAGACATGGCCTCTTTGGGCACCAGCTGTTTTTCGATCAATAGTTTGCCTATACTGCGGTATGGCTGGCCATTGCTGGCGGCATAATTCAATCTGATGAAGCTGCCATCGAGCAATCTGACTCGCCCGGATCCCTGGATTTGCAGGAAAAACCTTGAGACAGGGTCTGCAACCCAGACAATCTCGAGATCCCTGCCGGCAAGAATTCCTTCGCCGTCAATTTCCTGCCTGCTGTAATAAGGCAAGACTTGATTCTGGGCACAACGTCCCACGAGCTGTATTCCCTGATATTCCCTGCGAAAACGTCCCAGGTCAATGCGGACAAGATCAGCAGGAACGGTATAGATCGGGTAGCGATAGTGATCATCGCAGTTCAGACTTCCCTGGATCGTAGGTTCATAGTATCCGGTGAAGAGCACCCTGTGCTCTGCGCCGCTTCCTGTGGCGCGGTAAGCTTGAAAGTATTTTCGGA from Deltaproteobacteria bacterium harbors:
- a CDS encoding MltA domain-containing protein; the encoded protein is MVRRNLALGICFIFVLLSVTTCVRRQARVEFRPVEALERVPIGGLQFENDDLDHTSLRKAIRRSLDYLSRLPTDSVFRFGPDSVSLQRMHRSLETFLMLLDKTDSAETLAREIRKYFQAYRATGSGAEHRVLFTGYYEPTIQGSLNCDDHYRYPIYTVPADLVRIDLGRFRREYQGIQLVGRCAQNQVLPYYSRQEIDGEGILAGRDLEIVWVADPVSRFFLQIQGSGRVRLLDGSFIRLNYAASNGQPYRSIGKLLIEKQLVPKEAMSMQAIRRYLSEHPEQMDEILNYNPSYVFFQQAEQGPLGSLGVPITGGRSIATDFSLFPRGALGFIKTSKPLFSPDGVIGQWAVLERFVLNQDTGGAIKGPGRVDLFWGNGPLSRIAAGHMKHEGSLYFLVLKN